A genomic region of Alistipes megaguti contains the following coding sequences:
- a CDS encoding multidrug efflux SMR transporter, translating into MAWWYLALAGLFELGWPLGFKLAALSARYHLLFLLLSVLSMGLSGLFLYWAQREIPMGTAYLVWTGIGGIGTVLIGIFCFHDAVTFWRMFFLTLVFIGIVGLKLVH; encoded by the coding sequence ATGGCATGGTGGTATTTGGCATTGGCCGGATTATTTGAACTGGGCTGGCCGTTGGGCTTCAAGCTGGCGGCGCTCAGTGCGCGTTATCATCTGCTCTTTCTGCTGCTGTCGGTTCTGTCGATGGGGCTGAGCGGGCTGTTTCTCTATTGGGCGCAGCGGGAGATCCCGATGGGCACGGCCTATCTGGTCTGGACGGGCATCGGGGGCATCGGTACCGTATTGATCGGGATATTCTGCTTCCACGATGCGGTGACCTTCTGGCGGATGTTCTTCCTGACGCTGGTTTTCATCGGAATCGTGGGGCTGAAGCTTGTGCACTGA
- a CDS encoding ABC transporter ATP-binding protein produces the protein MIRITDIHKSFGTLEVLRGVSLEVAPREVVSIVGASGAGKTTLLQIIGTLSRPDSGRVEIDGTDVFTLDDKALSRFRNERIGFVFQFHHLLAEFTAFENVCIPGLIGRRPRAEVERRAAELLELMGLSARRDHKPAQLSGGEQQRVAIARALINSPAVLLADEPSGNLDSHNREEIHRLFFELRDRLGQTTILVTHDEHLASMADRKITMSDGRIVEP, from the coding sequence ATGATACGCATAACGGATATACACAAGAGTTTCGGCACGCTGGAGGTGCTGCGGGGCGTGTCGCTGGAGGTTGCGCCGCGCGAGGTGGTCTCGATTGTCGGGGCGAGCGGCGCCGGGAAGACGACGCTGCTGCAGATCATCGGGACGTTGTCGCGTCCCGATTCGGGCCGTGTCGAGATCGACGGGACGGACGTCTTTACGCTGGATGACAAGGCGTTGTCGCGCTTCCGCAACGAGCGGATCGGCTTTGTCTTTCAGTTTCACCACCTGCTGGCCGAATTTACGGCCTTTGAGAATGTCTGCATTCCGGGGCTGATCGGCCGCCGGCCGCGGGCCGAGGTGGAGCGCCGAGCCGCGGAGCTGCTCGAGCTGATGGGTCTTTCGGCGCGCCGCGACCATAAACCGGCCCAGCTGTCGGGCGGTGAACAGCAGCGCGTGGCCATTGCGCGGGCGCTGATCAACTCGCCGGCGGTGCTGCTGGCCGACGAACCCTCGGGCAACCTCGATTCGCACAACCGCGAAGAGATCCACCGCCTCTTTTTCGAACTGCGCGACCGCCTGGGGCAGACGACCATTCTGGTGACCCACGACGAGCATCTGGCCTCGATGGCCGACCGGAAGATTACGATGTCCGACGGACGGATCGTCGAACCCTGA
- a CDS encoding DNA-binding protein: MIITFNELRRIKDRLPSGSSQRIADELGIDVETVRNYFGGSHEAKECVGVHFEPGPDGGVVTLDDTTILDVAMRILSEQQQ; this comes from the coding sequence ATGATAATCACATTTAACGAGTTGCGCCGTATCAAGGATCGGCTGCCCAGCGGCAGTTCGCAGCGCATTGCAGATGAGTTAGGAATCGATGTCGAGACGGTCCGCAACTACTTCGGAGGGAGTCACGAAGCGAAGGAGTGCGTCGGGGTTCACTTCGAACCGGGACCGGACGGCGGGGTTGTCACGTTGGACGACACGACGATTCTTGATGTTGCGATGCGTATCCTTAGCGAGCAACAGCAATAA
- the coaE gene encoding dephospho-CoA kinase (Dephospho-CoA kinase (CoaE) performs the final step in coenzyme A biosynthesis.): MKIGITGGIGSGKSTVCRLFAQRGIAVYDSDREAKRLMTEDAALRAAISARFGAEAYTADGALNRGYLASRVFTDSEALADLDAQVHPAVKADFAAWAERQLSPYVVLESAILFEAGLEHSVDRTVAVVAPFELRLERTCRRDGCDRESVLRRMAAQLDDDTLRDRADYCVVNIREEDLEPTVAELDRRFTLEAHHRRHDA; the protein is encoded by the coding sequence ATGAAGATTGGAATTACGGGCGGCATCGGGAGCGGGAAGAGCACCGTATGCCGCCTCTTTGCACAACGGGGCATTGCGGTCTACGATTCGGACCGGGAAGCCAAGCGGCTGATGACGGAGGATGCGGCGCTTCGCGCGGCGATTTCGGCGCGCTTCGGGGCCGAGGCCTATACGGCCGACGGCGCCTTGAACCGCGGCTATCTGGCTTCGCGGGTCTTCACGGATTCCGAGGCGCTGGCGGATCTCGATGCGCAGGTCCATCCGGCCGTGAAGGCGGACTTTGCGGCGTGGGCCGAACGTCAGCTCTCCCCCTATGTGGTGCTGGAGAGTGCGATTCTCTTCGAGGCGGGTCTGGAGCACTCCGTGGACCGGACGGTTGCCGTGGTGGCGCCGTTCGAGCTGCGTCTGGAGCGCACGTGCCGGCGCGACGGCTGTGACCGGGAGTCGGTTCTGCGGCGCATGGCCGCCCAGCTGGACGACGATACGCTGCGCGACCGGGCCGACTACTGCGTGGTGAACATCCGCGAGGAGGATCTCGAACCGACGGTGGCCGAACTTGACCGACGTTTCACGCTTGAAGCCCACCATCGCCGCCATGATGCCTGA
- a CDS encoding alpha-L-fucosidase: MKKILLACCSAALSLAAAAQSGYVPASENIAARQQFADDRFGIFLHWGLYSLLGQGEWVMTNQDIDFREYRKLAGAFAAPAFNAREWVTAIRQAGARYVCFTTRHHDGFSLFDTAQSDYNVVDASPLGRDVVRELADECRRQGLGIHFYYSLIDWWREDAPRGRTGRGTGRDPRKEDADAYFDFMKAQLTELLTQYGPVGAIWFDGVWDQDQNPGFDWRLDELYGLIHRLQPACLVINNHHLAPFEGEDAQTFERDLPGENSAGLSGQEVSRLPLETCQTMNHSWGYRITDCDYKPVDELVRYLVGAAGRGGNLLLNIGPQPDGRLPEAALERLAGIGEWLERHGETIYGTQAGPVTPRAWGVTTRRDDKVYLHILDWPDTELFVPLQGLRVRQATACDSGERLDFRQNDDGVVIRLGERTAAPDHIVVLTIRQ; the protein is encoded by the coding sequence ATGAAAAAAATCCTCCTCGCCTGCTGCTCCGCCGCACTCTCGCTGGCGGCCGCGGCCCAATCCGGGTATGTGCCCGCTTCCGAGAACATAGCTGCCCGGCAGCAATTCGCCGACGATCGCTTCGGAATCTTCCTCCACTGGGGTCTCTACTCCCTGCTCGGGCAGGGCGAATGGGTCATGACCAATCAGGATATCGACTTCCGCGAATACCGCAAGCTGGCCGGCGCCTTCGCCGCCCCGGCCTTCAATGCCCGCGAATGGGTCACGGCCATCCGGCAGGCAGGTGCCCGATACGTCTGCTTCACGACGCGCCACCACGACGGATTCTCGCTCTTCGACACCGCACAGTCGGACTACAACGTCGTCGACGCCTCGCCGCTGGGCCGCGATGTCGTCCGCGAACTGGCCGACGAATGCCGCCGGCAGGGGCTCGGCATCCACTTCTACTACTCGCTCATCGACTGGTGGCGCGAGGATGCACCCCGCGGCCGCACCGGCCGCGGAACGGGCCGCGACCCCCGAAAGGAGGATGCCGACGCCTATTTCGACTTCATGAAGGCCCAGCTCACCGAACTGTTAACGCAATACGGGCCGGTCGGCGCCATCTGGTTCGACGGCGTCTGGGATCAGGACCAGAACCCCGGTTTCGACTGGCGGCTCGACGAACTCTACGGTCTGATCCACCGGCTGCAGCCCGCCTGTCTGGTGATCAACAACCACCACCTGGCTCCCTTCGAAGGCGAGGATGCACAGACCTTCGAACGCGACCTCCCGGGCGAAAACAGCGCCGGATTGTCGGGCCAGGAGGTGAGCCGCCTGCCGCTCGAAACCTGTCAGACGATGAACCATTCGTGGGGATACCGCATCACCGACTGCGACTACAAGCCGGTCGACGAGCTGGTACGCTATCTGGTCGGAGCGGCGGGGCGCGGCGGCAATCTGCTGCTCAACATCGGGCCGCAGCCCGACGGCCGGCTGCCCGAAGCGGCCCTCGAACGGCTCGCCGGAATCGGAGAGTGGCTCGAACGCCACGGCGAGACAATTTACGGAACGCAGGCCGGGCCCGTGACGCCGCGTGCGTGGGGCGTCACGACCCGCCGGGACGACAAGGTCTATCTCCACATTCTCGACTGGCCCGACACGGAGCTCTTCGTCCCCCTGCAGGGGCTGCGCGTGCGTCAGGCCACGGCCTGCGACAGCGGGGAGCGGCTCGACTTCCGGCAGAACGACGACGGCGTCGTCATCCGTCTCGGAGAGCGGACCGCGGCCCCGGACCACATCGTCGTCCTCACCATCCGCCAATAG
- a CDS encoding tryptophan-rich sensory protein — protein MRTLRHRQRLAGWLFVPYLIWILFASYLNLYVLAANGTGF, from the coding sequence GTGCGGACGCTGCGCCATCGCCAGCGTCTGGCCGGCTGGCTGTTCGTCCCCTACCTGATCTGGATCCTCTTCGCCTCTTACCTGAATCTCTACGTGCTGGCGGCCAACGGCACAGGATTCTGA
- the folP gene encoding dihydropteroate synthase, translated as MAILNVTPDSFYAGSRMPERDAVERRVREALDEGASLIDVGGYSSRPGADEVPTEEEWRRVALGVETVRRLAPGMTVSIDTFRSEVVARTVEAFGEVVVNDISAGELDAKMLETVARYDLPYVAMHMKGTPQTMQAQTDYRRDITTEVVDYFRRRTDEMMAAGIRRERIILDPGFGFAKTAAQNFELLRGLHRLCGEGFPVLAGLSRKSMIYRTLGCTPEESLAGTVALDWECLRQGARILRVHDVREAVDTVKLFNAFRS; from the coding sequence ATGGCGATTCTGAACGTCACGCCCGATTCGTTCTATGCGGGGAGCCGTATGCCGGAGCGAGATGCCGTCGAACGCCGCGTGCGCGAGGCGCTCGACGAGGGGGCTTCGCTGATCGACGTCGGGGGGTACTCCTCGCGTCCGGGGGCCGACGAGGTTCCGACGGAGGAGGAGTGGCGGCGCGTGGCGCTCGGCGTGGAGACGGTGCGGCGCCTGGCCCCGGGGATGACGGTCTCGATCGACACGTTCCGCAGCGAGGTGGTCGCGCGCACGGTCGAAGCCTTCGGCGAGGTGGTCGTCAACGACATCTCGGCGGGCGAACTGGATGCGAAGATGCTGGAGACGGTGGCCCGATACGACCTTCCCTACGTGGCGATGCACATGAAAGGGACGCCGCAGACGATGCAGGCGCAGACCGACTACCGGCGCGACATCACCACCGAGGTGGTCGACTATTTCCGCCGCCGGACCGACGAGATGATGGCGGCGGGCATCCGCCGCGAGCGGATCATCCTCGATCCGGGCTTCGGCTTTGCCAAGACCGCGGCGCAGAATTTCGAACTGCTGCGCGGTCTGCACCGCCTGTGCGGAGAGGGATTTCCGGTGTTGGCGGGGCTTTCGCGCAAGTCGATGATCTACCGCACGCTGGGCTGTACGCCGGAGGAGTCGTTGGCCGGGACCGTGGCGCTCGACTGGGAGTGCCTGCGTCAGGGGGCGCGGATCCTTCGGGTCCACGACGTGCGCGAGGCGGTCGATACGGTCAAACTGTTCAATGCATTCCGATCATGA
- a CDS encoding tRNA1(Val) (adenine(37)-N6)-methyltransferase: MSEPVDHLEGAFRFKRFTIRQQRTAMKVGTDGVLLGAWVGVRPTDRQILDIGTGTGLIAVMLAQRCPQAEITGVDIDDLSDARENGDASPWGDRLHFVGQAIQEFRPAERYDLIVSNPPFYVDSLTCPDPGRTTARHTVSLSYEELLDAVVRLLSPGGRFAVVLPTPEAERFRRLAVQHLRLRRLTWVRTTPRRAPRRVLMEFSPAGDPAVACGTDTDLRIDELTIGTGAHEDYTPEYRALTRDFYLKF; this comes from the coding sequence ATGAGTGAACCCGTCGATCATCTCGAAGGAGCCTTTCGCTTCAAACGCTTCACGATCCGCCAGCAGCGCACTGCGATGAAGGTCGGTACGGACGGCGTGCTGCTCGGCGCGTGGGTCGGTGTGCGGCCCACGGACCGGCAAATCCTCGACATCGGTACCGGTACGGGGCTGATTGCCGTGATGCTGGCGCAGCGTTGCCCGCAGGCCGAGATCACGGGAGTCGATATCGACGACCTGTCGGATGCGCGCGAGAACGGTGACGCCTCGCCCTGGGGCGACCGTCTGCACTTCGTCGGGCAGGCGATCCAGGAGTTCCGCCCCGCGGAGCGCTACGACCTGATCGTCTCGAATCCGCCCTTCTATGTCGATTCGCTGACCTGCCCCGACCCGGGTCGCACGACGGCCCGCCATACGGTCAGCCTCTCCTACGAAGAGCTTCTCGACGCGGTTGTCCGGCTTCTTTCGCCTGGCGGACGCTTTGCCGTGGTGCTGCCGACACCCGAGGCCGAACGGTTCCGGCGGCTGGCGGTGCAGCACCTGCGGTTGCGACGCCTCACGTGGGTTCGCACCACGCCCCGCCGGGCTCCCCGCCGGGTGCTGATGGAGTTCTCCCCGGCCGGGGATCCGGCGGTGGCCTGCGGCACGGATACGGATCTTCGGATCGACGAACTGACCATCGGAACGGGCGCCCACGAAGACTATACGCCCGAATACCGGGCGCTGACGCGTGATTTTTACCTGAAATTTTGA
- the secDF gene encoding protein translocase subunit SecDF gives MQSKGFIKLIAVLLALACVYQLSFTFKTRSVEKKAAAYAAQFPIDEQSAAEQHYLDSIQNLTVYNVGFKKFTYKECKEKELNLGLDLKGGMNVMLEVQVEDVVKALAGDSQNDPAFQQAIAEANVAMKDGSSNDYIGDFVKAYSRLSNGSPIAAIFVSPDRKDITLESSDADVEKMLKRETEAAIGASFNVLRSRIDHFGVTQPNIMRLPNSHRILVELPGVKEPQRVRDLLQGTASLEFWLTYDAREVLPMLVSADKLLKEEASHTAAPATENATEQPAAEAAAPTAGEGLIGEIGADSTAKSETAHTGNFDQAQNPLFAVLDPNYAGGAAIGAAYKADIATVNEYLARPEVRDLFPADILFKWGVKGDDHIDGRYYLYAIKVTTPDGKAPLDGSVVTDAREQYAQRGATAEVSMTMNAEGTQKWARMTGENIGKCIAIVLDGYVYSAPRVNTKIDKGQSQITGDFTIQEAQDLANVLNSGKVPAPAKIIQDTVVGPSLGQESINAGMLSFVVAFILVLLYMGLFYKTAGWMADVALLMNVFLLMGVLVSFGAVLTLPGIAGIVLTMGMAVDANVIIYERIKEELREGKGLSLAIKEGFSKAYSAIIDGQLTTIITGIVLFIFGTGPVQGFATTLIIGIITSVFCAIFITRLLIDWIVAKWGSISFSYKWSEKFLSNTHVNFLSKRKVAYWISGALIVLSILSFFVRGLNLGAEFTGGRAYVVRFDKAVSAEEVRANMERVFSQIEGADESSISFEVKQYGNENQMRIVTQYRYDDTSDEATGEVEELIYKALKPLYSYDITFDQFRSTQTDVNGILTADKIGPSIANDTTWNAVYSVLFSLIAIGLYITFRFKRWQWATGATLALAVNALLIIGIFSMFYGILPFNLEVNQAFIAAILTIIGYAINDTVVVFDRIREYLGIYPKRSLYENVNNAINSTLSRTINTSGTTLVTLLAIFFFGGETIRGFIFALIIGVVVGTMATIFIATPLAYDLMKKRAKIDEEK, from the coding sequence ATGCAAAGTAAAGGTTTCATTAAACTCATCGCGGTGCTTCTGGCCCTCGCATGTGTTTATCAACTCTCGTTCACGTTCAAGACGCGGAGCGTAGAGAAGAAGGCGGCGGCCTACGCTGCCCAGTTCCCCATCGACGAGCAGTCGGCGGCCGAACAGCATTACCTGGATTCGATCCAGAACCTGACGGTCTACAACGTGGGCTTCAAGAAGTTCACCTACAAGGAGTGCAAGGAGAAGGAACTGAATCTGGGTCTGGACCTGAAGGGCGGAATGAACGTCATGCTGGAGGTTCAGGTCGAGGATGTCGTGAAGGCGCTTGCCGGCGACAGCCAGAACGATCCGGCCTTCCAGCAGGCCATTGCCGAGGCCAATGTGGCCATGAAGGACGGTTCGTCGAACGACTACATCGGCGACTTCGTGAAGGCCTACTCGCGTCTGTCGAACGGCAGTCCGATTGCCGCGATCTTCGTGAGCCCCGACCGCAAGGACATCACGCTCGAGAGTTCGGATGCCGACGTGGAGAAGATGCTCAAGCGCGAGACCGAGGCAGCCATCGGCGCTTCGTTCAACGTGCTGCGCAGCCGTATCGACCACTTCGGTGTAACGCAGCCCAACATCATGCGCCTTCCGAACTCGCACCGCATTCTGGTCGAGCTCCCGGGCGTGAAGGAGCCGCAGCGTGTGCGCGACCTGCTGCAGGGAACGGCCTCGCTGGAGTTCTGGCTGACGTACGACGCCCGCGAGGTGCTTCCGATGCTGGTATCGGCCGACAAGCTCCTCAAGGAAGAGGCTTCGCATACTGCCGCCCCGGCCACGGAGAACGCCACGGAGCAGCCTGCCGCCGAGGCCGCCGCACCGACGGCCGGTGAGGGTCTGATCGGTGAGATCGGCGCCGACTCGACGGCCAAGTCCGAGACGGCCCATACGGGCAACTTCGACCAGGCGCAGAACCCGCTCTTTGCGGTGCTGGATCCCAACTATGCCGGAGGCGCCGCCATCGGAGCCGCCTATAAGGCCGACATTGCTACGGTGAACGAATATCTGGCCCGTCCGGAGGTTCGCGACCTCTTCCCGGCCGACATCCTCTTCAAGTGGGGCGTGAAGGGCGACGACCACATCGACGGCCGTTACTACCTCTACGCCATCAAGGTGACGACACCCGACGGCAAGGCGCCGCTCGACGGATCGGTCGTAACGGACGCCCGCGAGCAGTATGCGCAGCGCGGCGCCACGGCCGAGGTTTCGATGACGATGAACGCCGAGGGTACGCAGAAGTGGGCCCGCATGACGGGCGAGAACATCGGCAAGTGCATTGCCATCGTTCTCGACGGCTATGTCTACTCGGCCCCGCGTGTCAATACGAAGATCGACAAGGGACAGTCGCAGATCACGGGCGACTTCACGATCCAGGAGGCCCAGGACCTTGCCAACGTGCTCAACTCGGGTAAGGTTCCGGCTCCGGCGAAGATCATCCAGGATACGGTCGTAGGACCGTCGCTGGGACAGGAGTCGATCAACGCCGGTATGCTGTCGTTCGTCGTCGCCTTCATTCTGGTGCTGCTCTACATGGGGCTGTTCTACAAGACGGCGGGTTGGATGGCCGATGTGGCACTGCTGATGAACGTCTTCCTGCTGATGGGCGTACTGGTATCGTTCGGTGCGGTGCTGACGCTGCCGGGTATTGCGGGTATCGTGCTGACGATGGGTATGGCCGTCGACGCCAACGTGATCATCTACGAACGTATCAAGGAGGAGCTTCGCGAGGGCAAGGGTCTGTCGCTGGCCATCAAGGAAGGTTTCTCGAAGGCCTACTCGGCCATCATCGACGGACAGCTGACGACGATCATTACGGGTATCGTGCTCTTCATCTTCGGTACGGGTCCGGTTCAGGGCTTCGCCACGACGCTGATCATCGGTATCATTACGTCGGTCTTCTGCGCGATCTTCATCACGCGTCTGCTGATCGATTGGATCGTTGCGAAGTGGGGCTCGATCTCCTTCTCGTACAAGTGGTCGGAGAAGTTCCTCAGCAATACGCACGTCAACTTCCTGAGCAAGCGTAAGGTAGCCTACTGGATTTCGGGCGCGCTGATCGTGCTGTCGATTCTTTCGTTCTTCGTCCGGGGTCTGAACCTGGGTGCCGAGTTCACGGGCGGCCGCGCCTATGTGGTTCGTTTCGACAAGGCCGTGTCGGCCGAGGAGGTTCGTGCGAACATGGAGCGTGTCTTCTCGCAGATCGAAGGGGCCGACGAGTCGTCGATCAGCTTCGAGGTCAAGCAGTACGGCAACGAGAACCAGATGCGCATCGTGACGCAGTACCGTTACGACGATACGTCGGATGAGGCTACGGGCGAGGTTGAGGAGCTGATCTACAAAGCACTGAAGCCGCTCTACTCGTATGACATCACCTTCGACCAGTTCCGCAGCACGCAGACCGATGTGAACGGTATTCTGACGGCCGACAAGATCGGACCTTCGATTGCCAACGACACGACGTGGAACGCCGTCTACTCGGTGCTCTTCTCTCTGATTGCCATCGGACTCTACATCACGTTCCGCTTCAAGCGCTGGCAGTGGGCAACGGGTGCCACGCTGGCCCTGGCCGTCAATGCGCTGCTGATCATCGGTATCTTCTCGATGTTCTACGGTATTCTGCCTTTCAACCTGGAGGTGAATCAGGCCTTCATTGCGGCCATTCTGACGATCATCGGATATGCGATCAACGATACGGTGGTTGTCTTCGACCGAATCCGCGAGTACCTGGGTATCTATCCGAAGCGGAGCCTCTATGAGAACGTGAACAACGCTATCAACTCGACGCTGTCGCGTACGATCAATACGTCGGGCACGACGCTCGTTACGCTGCTTGCAATCTTCTTCTTCGGCGGCGAGACGATCCGTGGCTTCATTTTCGCGCTGATCATCGGCGTAGTAGTCGGTACGATGGCCACGATTTTCATCGCTACGCCGCTCGCCTACGATCTGATGAAGAAGCGCGCCAAGATCGACGAGGAGAAATAA
- the dnaK gene encoding molecular chaperone DnaK, with protein MAKIIGIDLGTTNSCVAVMEGNEPVVIPNSEGHRTTPSVVAFTSEGERKVGDPAKRQAITNPKRTVFSIKRFMGETYDKVTADIARAPYTIVRGDNNTPRVDIDGRQYTPQEISAIILQKMKKTAEDYLGQEVTEAVITVPAYFSDSQRQATKEAGEIAGLKVRRIINEPTAAALAYGLDKKSNDMKIAVYDLGGGTFDISILELGDGVFEVKSTNGDTHLGGDDFDHVLIDYMAESFKAEHGIDLREDPMALQRLKEAAEKAKIELSSSTTTEINLPYIMPVNGIPQHLVMTLTRAKFEQLCDHLIRKTIEPCKLALRDAGLTASQIDEVILVGGSTRIPAIQKIVEDFFGKTPNKSVNPDEVVAIGAAIQGGVLTGEVKDVLLLDVTPLSLGIETLGGVMTKLIDANTTIPTRKSEVFSTAADNQPSVEINVCQGERPLARDNKSIGRFHLDGIPAAPRGVPQIEVTFDIDANGILNVSAKDKGTGKEQKIRIEASSGLTEQEIQRMRDEAKANEEKDKAEKERIDKINAADSNIFTTEKQLKEYGDKLPADKKTAIEGALAKLKEAHKNADVAAIDTAMNELNAAWQAASQDIYSAQQAQSQQQSSQSNAGQQSNAGSQQGGNNGQPEDVEFEEVK; from the coding sequence ATGGCAAAGATTATTGGTATTGACTTGGGAACCACGAACTCCTGCGTAGCAGTGATGGAGGGCAATGAGCCCGTAGTGATTCCGAACTCGGAGGGACACCGTACGACCCCGTCGGTTGTAGCCTTCACGTCGGAAGGCGAGCGTAAGGTGGGTGACCCTGCAAAGCGTCAGGCCATCACGAACCCGAAGCGGACGGTCTTCTCGATCAAGCGTTTCATGGGCGAGACCTATGACAAGGTAACGGCTGATATTGCGCGTGCCCCGTATACGATCGTTCGTGGCGACAACAACACGCCGCGTGTCGACATTGACGGACGTCAGTACACGCCTCAGGAGATTTCGGCCATTATTCTTCAGAAGATGAAGAAGACGGCCGAGGATTACCTGGGTCAGGAGGTGACGGAGGCCGTGATCACGGTACCTGCCTACTTCTCCGACTCGCAGCGTCAGGCCACGAAGGAGGCCGGTGAGATTGCCGGTCTGAAGGTTCGCCGAATCATCAACGAGCCTACGGCCGCCGCGCTGGCCTACGGTCTGGACAAGAAGTCGAACGACATGAAGATTGCCGTCTATGACCTGGGTGGCGGTACGTTTGATATCTCGATTCTGGAGCTTGGTGACGGTGTCTTCGAGGTTAAGTCGACGAACGGTGATACGCACCTGGGAGGTGATGACTTCGACCACGTGCTGATCGACTACATGGCCGAGTCGTTCAAGGCTGAACACGGAATCGACCTGCGTGAGGACCCGATGGCGCTTCAGCGTCTGAAGGAGGCCGCCGAGAAGGCAAAGATCGAGCTTTCGTCGTCGACCACGACGGAGATCAACCTTCCGTACATCATGCCTGTGAACGGCATTCCGCAGCACCTGGTCATGACGCTGACGCGTGCCAAGTTCGAGCAGCTGTGCGACCATCTGATCCGCAAGACGATCGAGCCGTGCAAGCTGGCCCTGCGCGACGCAGGTCTGACCGCCTCGCAGATCGACGAGGTGATCCTCGTAGGTGGTTCGACGCGTATTCCTGCGATCCAGAAGATCGTCGAGGACTTCTTCGGCAAGACGCCCAACAAGTCGGTCAACCCGGACGAGGTCGTAGCCATCGGTGCAGCCATCCAGGGTGGTGTGCTGACGGGCGAAGTGAAGGACGTGCTGCTGCTTGACGTGACGCCGCTGTCGCTGGGTATCGAGACCTTGGGCGGTGTGATGACCAAGCTGATCGACGCCAACACGACGATCCCGACGCGCAAGTCGGAGGTCTTCTCGACGGCAGCCGACAACCAGCCTTCGGTAGAGATCAACGTATGCCAGGGTGAGCGTCCGCTGGCCCGCGACAACAAGTCGATCGGTCGGTTCCACCTCGACGGGATTCCGGCAGCACCGCGTGGTGTGCCGCAGATCGAGGTAACGTTCGATATCGATGCCAACGGTATTCTGAACGTATCGGCCAAGGACAAGGGTACGGGCAAGGAGCAGAAGATCCGTATCGAGGCATCGTCGGGTCTGACCGAGCAGGAGATCCAGCGGATGCGTGACGAGGCCAAGGCCAACGAGGAGAAGGACAAGGCCGAGAAGGAGCGTATCGACAAGATCAACGCCGCCGACTCGAACATCTTCACCACGGAGAAGCAGCTGAAGGAGTACGGTGACAAACTGCCCGCCGATAAGAAGACCGCCATCGAAGGCGCTTTGGCCAAACTGAAGGAGGCCCACAAGAACGCCGACGTTGCCGCCATTGACACGGCGATGAACGAGCTGAATGCCGCATGGCAGGCCGCTTCGCAGGACATCTACTCGGCCCAGCAGGCTCAGAGCCAGCAGCAGAGTTCGCAGTCCAATGCCGGACAGCAGTCGAACGCCGGCAGCCAGCAGGGTGGCAACAACGGCCAGCCTGAGGATGTCGAGTTCGAAGAGGTGAAATAA
- a CDS encoding TIGR02757 family protein: protein MEPSLLRELLESLYDRYNRPEFIPDDPISVPHRFTERADREIAGFLSATIAWGNRRSIVRNGHRMMLLMDNAPADFVRHASERELKQLETFVHRTFNGGDLRDFVLALRGFEERYGGLGAFFEERYAVHGDLRPVLAEFRREFFAAPHAPRCEKHLSSIERGAACKRLCMYLRWMVRRDDRGVDFGLWRRIPMSALYLPLDLHVGVTGRALGLLTRRQNDWRAVEEITSRLREFDAADPVRYDFSLFGAGMDRILNDHE, encoded by the coding sequence ATGGAACCCTCGCTGCTCAGGGAGCTGCTCGAATCGCTCTATGACCGCTATAACCGCCCGGAGTTCATCCCGGACGATCCGATTTCGGTGCCGCACCGCTTCACGGAGCGCGCCGACCGGGAGATTGCCGGTTTTCTGTCGGCCACGATTGCCTGGGGCAACCGCCGTTCGATCGTCCGCAACGGCCACCGGATGATGCTTCTGATGGACAACGCCCCGGCGGACTTCGTGCGCCATGCCTCGGAGCGTGAACTCAAGCAGCTGGAAACTTTTGTCCACCGCACCTTCAACGGCGGTGATCTCAGGGATTTTGTGCTGGCGCTGCGGGGCTTCGAGGAGCGCTACGGCGGACTGGGAGCCTTTTTCGAAGAGCGTTACGCGGTGCACGGCGATCTGCGGCCCGTGCTGGCGGAGTTCCGCCGGGAGTTCTTCGCTGCGCCCCACGCCCCGCGCTGCGAGAAACACCTCTCGTCGATCGAGCGGGGAGCGGCCTGCAAACGGCTGTGCATGTACCTGCGGTGGATGGTCCGCCGCGACGACCGCGGGGTCGATTTCGGCCTTTGGCGGCGTATTCCGATGTCGGCGCTTTACCTGCCGCTGGACCTCCACGTCGGCGTGACGGGACGGGCTCTGGGGTTGCTCACGCGGCGTCAGAACGACTGGCGGGCTGTCGAGGAGATCACCTCGCGGCTTCGTGAGTTCGACGCGGCGGACCCCGTGCGATACGATTTTTCGCTCTTCGGAGCCGGTATGGACCGAATTCTCAACGACCATGAGTGA